The sequence CCGCGACCGGATCGAGGCGTCCCGCCGCTCGACCGGCCTCAACGAGGCGGTCATCTGCGCGGAGGGCTCCCTGCATGGCCATCGGGTCGTGTGCGCCGCCATGGAATACAGCTTCATCGGCGGATCCATGGGATCGGTCGTCGGTGAGAAGATCACCTTGGCGGTGGAGCGCTCCCTGGAGCGGAAAATCCCACTGATCATCGTTTCCGCCAGCGGCGGCGCACGCATGATGGAAGGGGTGCTCTCGCTGATGCAGATGGCCAAGATCAGTTCCGCCCTCTCCCTCTTGGACCGGGAGGGCCTTCCCTACATCTCGCTCCTGACGGATCCCACGACCGGGGGCGTCACCGCGAGTTTCGCCATGCTGGGAGACCTGAATCTGGCTGAGCCCAAGGCTCTCATTGGATTCGCCGGCCCCAGGGTCATCGAGCAGACCATCCGGCAGCGGCTGCCCGAGGGTTTCCAAAGGAGCGAATTCCTCCTGGAGCATGGCATGCTGGATGCGGTGGTCCGAAGGAAGGACCTGAGAGCGTTCATCGGAGACTGGCTCGTCTTCATGAACGATGCCCCGAGCCGGTGACGACCGCCCGCCGGACGCACGTTCCGCTCACTGACGTCGACAAGATGGATTACAGCGAGTGCCTCGCCTATCTCCGGAGGCTGGGGGACGAGGTGCTCACCATGCGTCTCGGCCTGGAGCCCTTTCGAGGCCTGCTGGGACAGTTGGATCACCCTCATCGCAGATTTCCTTCGGTCGTGGTCGCCGGGACCAACGGCAAGGGGTCCGTCACCCGGCTTCTGGGGTCCATCATGTCCTCTTGCGGCTTGAAGACCGCCGTCATCACTTCGCCCCATGTCATGCGGCTGGAGGAGCGGATCGTGGTGGACGGGAAACCGATCTCCCGGCAGGAATTCGCCGCCTGCTTCAGCCGGGTGGCGGAGACCATCCGGCGAGCGGAGCTGCGGTTCCACCCCACCTATTTCGAGACGGTGACCGCGACGGCATTCCGGTACTTCGCCCGCCGCCGGGTGGAACTGGCGATCCTGGAAGTGGGCATGGGCGGCCGGCTGGACAGCACCAACGCGGTGGACCCCCGGCTTTCCGTCATCACTCCCGTCGGACTGGATCACCAGGCGCAGTTGGGGAACACGGTGGAGGAAATTGCCCTCGAGAAGGCGGGAGTGCTCCGGCCCGCGACGCCTGTCCTCCTTTCTCCCCAAAGGAAGGAAGTGAGACGGGTCTTGGGTGAGCGGGCGGCCCACGTGGGTGCCGTGGTTCACGATCTCGATCTGCCCGCACTGCGTCCCCTGGAGGAACGGCGGGGCCGGTATTCCTTCTCCTTCCGGGGGACGAACTACCGTTTGGGAATGCACGGCAAGCATCAGATCGAGAATGCGGGCGTGGCGATCCAGGCATCGGAAATCCTGGAACGGCTGGGATTCGCTCGCAACGGGACCGGCGTTCGGGAGGGCGTCGAAAAAGCGCGTTCCCTGGGAGTGCTGCAGAAGATCGAGGGCCGTCCGGCGGTTTACCTGGACGGGGGACACAACCGGGACGCCGTCGCCAACCTGGCGGCGTTTCTCCAAGCCCACACCAGGCCGCCCCGATCACTGGTCTTCGGGATCATGCGGGACAAGGACATCGAGGTCGTGCTCGGGCTCCTGGCTCCGTTGTTCGAACGGATTGTCTTCACATCGTTCCAGTCGGCGAGGGCGGCAGCTCCTCAGCGGCTGAAGGAGGTCTGTCCCCGCGGCCGCGCAGTCCCGGATCCCGTACTTGCGCTGAGGCGGGTTCTGGAGGCGGGAGCGACGACGGTGGTGGCCGGATCCTTCTACCTGGTGGGCGAGATCCTGTCGGCGATCGAGGAGGGGTCGGTCAACTGGGATCGTCCAGCTTCAGTTCGAAGAGGAGATCACCCGTGGTGACGCTCGTGCCTTCGCGGACGTGGCAAGCCTGAATCGTCCCGGCGCCCGGAGCGCCGATCTGGTTCTGCATCTTCATGGCCTCGATCACCACCAGCCCCTCGCCGGCCTCGACCCGGTCCTTCGGCTGGCGCAGGATCCGGATCACCTTGCCCGGCATCTTGGCCCTCAGCGTCGAATCGCCCGCCTGGCCGGTGGTGGAGCCGCGGCGCCGAAGCCGGTCCCTCGGATCCAGGGCCTCGACCCGGGCGGTCCGGCCCAGCCAGGAGATGAGGATCTCTCCTCCATCCCGCCACGAGGAGACTTCCTGAATCCGTCCGTCCAATTCAAGGAGCCAACCTGCCGCGGTTCGGCCCAGGAGCCGAGCCGTCAATGTTCGGGAGTATTCACCGGGTCCCCGAAGCCGGATCCTGAATTCAGGGACCCCTCCGGTCCCGGCCCGGTCGATTTCGGCCTGGAACGATTGTTCCTGATATTGAAGATCCAGCTTCACGTCCGAGACCAACCCCCTTGCAGGCCGGAAAAGGGTCCCCGAGTCTTCCAGGCGCTGCCCGGAACGGCTGTGGGAGCCTTCTTCTCCCCCTCTTCCAGCATTCGGTGAATGGCGGCGGCCGCCAGAGGCACGGCAGGGTCTTGGGCTTGTTCCTGGTGGCCGGGGAGGGCCATCAACTCGTCCACCAGCCCCGTATTCAGTTCTCCCGCAACGAAGCCGGGGTTCTCCATCAGGGATCTGAAGAAGGGGATGGTGGTGGTCACGCCGGCGATCCGGTATTCGTCCAGGGCCCGCTTCATTCGGCGCAGAGCTTCCCGGCGGTCCGGGCCGTAGGTGACCAGCTTGCTGATCAGAGGGTCGTAGTGGACGGGAACCTCAACCCCCGCGTAGACGCCGGAATCCAATCGGACTCCGGGACCGCCCGGTTCCAGCAGGTCTCGGATCCGGCCGGGCGCCGGAAGGAAGTCGTTGTCGGGATCCTCGGCGTAGATGCGGCATTCGAGTGCGTGTCCTCGCATTCGAACGTCCTCCTGCTTCCATCCCAACGGTTCTCCGGCCGCGATTCGCAGTTGTTCCCGGACCAGATCGATGCCGGTCACCAATTCGGTCACCGGATGTTCGACCTGCAGGCGCGTGTTCATCTCCAGAAAGTAGAAGCGCCAGCCATACTCACGATCCTTTTCCACCAGGAATTCCACGGTCCCGGCGTTGTAGTATCCGGAGGCGCGGGCGACGGCCACGGCGGCCCTCCCCAGCTCGGCCCTCAAATCGGGCGTTACCACCGGCGAAGGGGCCTCCTCGACCAGCTTCTGGTGCCGGCGCTGGGTTGAGCACTCTCTCTCTCCCAGATGGATCAGGTCTCCGTTCCGGTCCCCCAGGACCTGCACCTCCACGTGACGCGGCTGCTGGAGGTACTTCTCCAGGAACACCCGGGAATCCTGGAATGACGCATGAGCCTCGCTGCCGGCGATGCTCAGGGCCGCCTCCAGGTCCTCCTCGCGTAAAACCACCCGGAGTCCCTTGCCGCCGCCACCTCCGCTGGCCTTGACCATGATGGGAAAACCGATCCGGCGGGCCGCCCGGACCGCCTCTTCCGGAGATCGAACCGGGTCCGGCGTTCCGGGAATCACCGGGACCTCGACCTCCTCCGCGATCCGGCGGCTGGCGATCTTGTCTCCCATGAGGCGCAGGGACGATACCGAGGGTCCGATGAAGACCAGGCCGGCGTCCTCGCACGCGCTTGCGAAGCGCGCGTTTTCCGAGAGGAACCCGTAGCCGGGATGGATGGCGTCGGCCCCGGCCGCCTTGGCCGCGGCCAGCACCTTTTCCACCGAAAGGTAGCTTTGGTCGGCCCGGGCCCCTCCGATGAAGTGGGCCTCGTCCGCCAATCGGACATGGAGCGAGTCGAGATCCGCCTCCGAGTAGACGACGGCCGCCGGAAGCCCCAGGTCCCGGCAGGTTCGCAGGATTCGCACCGCGATCTCACCCCGGTTGGCGATCAGCACCTTCTTGAACATGGCTGGCAAGTCAGAGAGGGATGTTGCCGTGCTTCCTGGGCGGATTGGTGTCGCGCTTGTTGGCGCTCATCTCCAGGGCCCGGATCAGCTTGGGACGGGTCTGGCTGGGCTCGATGATCTCGTCCACGTAGCCCCGCTCGGCGGCCACGTAGGGATTGGCGAACTTGTTTCGAAATTCGCTGGTTTTTCGAGCCTTGAAGTCTTGCGGCTGCGATTCGTCCCGGAGCTCCCGCCGGAACAGGATCTCGACAGCCCCTTCCGGACCCATGACGGCGATCTCGGCGGTGGGATAGGCGAAGTTCAGGTCGGCCCGGATCTGCTTGGACGCCATGACGCAGTAGGCGCCGCCGTAAGCTTTCCGGGTGATGACGGTGATCTTGGGCACGGTGGCTTCCGCGAACGCGTACAGCAGCTTGGCGCCGTGGCGGATGATCCCCCCATGCTCCTGGTCCACGCCCGGCAGAAACCCCGGCACGTCCTCGAAAACCACCAGCGGCAGGTTGAAGGCATCGCAGAAACGGACGAACCGGGCTCCCTTGACCGACGAATCGATGTCCAGGGTTCCGGCCAGAACGGCGGGCTGATTGGCCACGACGCCGACGGGACGCCCGTCGAAGCGAGCGAAACCCACGACGATGTTGGGGGCGAAGCCGGCGTGGACTTCGAAGAAGTAGCGGTCGTCCACCACGGTCTGAATGAGGTCCTTGATGTCGTAGGCCTGGTTCGGTTCGGCCGGGATCAGGTGATTCAGCTCCTCCGAGGTCCGGTCGGCCGGGTCCGACGTCCGGACATGAGGAGGGTCGTCGACGTTGTTGGAGGGGAGGAAGGAGATCAACTCCCGTACCTGGGCCAGGCACTCCTCCTCCGTGGGACTGGCGAAGTGGGCCACGCCGCTCACGTTGTTGTGGGCCGTCGCTCCCCCCAACTCCGATTTGGACACCTCTTCGTGAGTCACCGCGCGGATCACGTCGGGCCCGGTGATGAACATGTAGCTGGTCTTGTTCACCATGAAGATGAAGTCGGTGATGGCGGGAGAATAGACGGCGCCGCCCGCACAGGGACCCAGGATGGCGGAAATCTGCGGAACGACGCCGCTGGCCAACGTGTTGCGGAGGAAGATCTCGGCGTAACCCGCCAGACTGACGACGCCCTCCTGGATCCGGGCGCCGCCGCTGTCGTTCAGGCCGATGACCGGCGCCCCCATCTTCATGGCCAGATCCATGATCTTGCAGATCTTGGCCGCGTAGGTCTCGGACAGGCTGCCGCCGAAGACGGTGAAATCCTGAGAAAAGACGTAGACGAGGCGGCCGTCGATCCGCCCATGCCCGGTGATCACGCCGTCGCCGGGGATCCGGCGCTGGTCCATGGAGAAATCGGTGCAGCGATGGACGACGAACTTGTCCAGCTCCTGGAACGAGCCCTCGTCCAGCAGGAGGGCGAGCCGTTCCCGGGCGGTCAGCTTTCCCGCATCGTGCTGGCGTTGGATTCGAGCCGCGTCGTGACCCTTTTCGGCCTCCC is a genomic window of Acidobacteriota bacterium containing:
- the accC gene encoding acetyl-CoA carboxylase biotin carboxylase subunit; its protein translation is MFKKVLIANRGEIAVRILRTCRDLGLPAAVVYSEADLDSLHVRLADEAHFIGGARADQSYLSVEKVLAAAKAAGADAIHPGYGFLSENARFASACEDAGLVFIGPSVSSLRLMGDKIASRRIAEEVEVPVIPGTPDPVRSPEEAVRAARRIGFPIMVKASGGGGGKGLRVVLREEDLEAALSIAGSEAHASFQDSRVFLEKYLQQPRHVEVQVLGDRNGDLIHLGERECSTQRRHQKLVEEAPSPVVTPDLRAELGRAAVAVARASGYYNAGTVEFLVEKDREYGWRFYFLEMNTRLQVEHPVTELVTGIDLVREQLRIAAGEPLGWKQEDVRMRGHALECRIYAEDPDNDFLPAPGRIRDLLEPGGPGVRLDSGVYAGVEVPVHYDPLISKLVTYGPDRREALRRMKRALDEYRIAGVTTTIPFFRSLMENPGFVAGELNTGLVDELMALPGHQEQAQDPAVPLAAAAIHRMLEEGEKKAPTAVPGSAWKTRGPFSGLQGGWSRT
- a CDS encoding acyl-CoA carboxylase subunit beta, whose protein sequence is MDTREQFEELRRRNREAEKGHDAARIQRQHDAGKLTARERLALLLDEGSFQELDKFVVHRCTDFSMDQRRIPGDGVITGHGRIDGRLVYVFSQDFTVFGGSLSETYAAKICKIMDLAMKMGAPVIGLNDSGGARIQEGVVSLAGYAEIFLRNTLASGVVPQISAILGPCAGGAVYSPAITDFIFMVNKTSYMFITGPDVIRAVTHEEVSKSELGGATAHNNVSGVAHFASPTEEECLAQVRELISFLPSNNVDDPPHVRTSDPADRTSEELNHLIPAEPNQAYDIKDLIQTVVDDRYFFEVHAGFAPNIVVGFARFDGRPVGVVANQPAVLAGTLDIDSSVKGARFVRFCDAFNLPLVVFEDVPGFLPGVDQEHGGIIRHGAKLLYAFAEATVPKITVITRKAYGGAYCVMASKQIRADLNFAYPTAEIAVMGPEGAVEILFRRELRDESQPQDFKARKTSEFRNKFANPYVAAERGYVDEIIEPSQTRPKLIRALEMSANKRDTNPPRKHGNIPL
- a CDS encoding bifunctional folylpolyglutamate synthase/dihydrofolate synthase; the encoded protein is MTTARRTHVPLTDVDKMDYSECLAYLRRLGDEVLTMRLGLEPFRGLLGQLDHPHRRFPSVVVAGTNGKGSVTRLLGSIMSSCGLKTAVITSPHVMRLEERIVVDGKPISRQEFAACFSRVAETIRRAELRFHPTYFETVTATAFRYFARRRVELAILEVGMGGRLDSTNAVDPRLSVITPVGLDHQAQLGNTVEEIALEKAGVLRPATPVLLSPQRKEVRRVLGERAAHVGAVVHDLDLPALRPLEERRGRYSFSFRGTNYRLGMHGKHQIENAGVAIQASEILERLGFARNGTGVREGVEKARSLGVLQKIEGRPAVYLDGGHNRDAVANLAAFLQAHTRPPRSLVFGIMRDKDIEVVLGLLAPLFERIVFTSFQSARAAAPQRLKEVCPRGRAVPDPVLALRRVLEAGATTVVAGSFYLVGEILSAIEEGSVNWDRPASVRRGDHPW
- the accD gene encoding acetyl-CoA carboxylase, carboxyltransferase subunit beta, with product MAWFKREKRPFRALPEEDRRVRTEGVFTKCPDCGSIIWKKELAENFLVCPRCSHHFKIGARKRLELLLDDAEYEEFAAGIRSSDPLEFEDRKNYRDRIEASRRSTGLNEAVICAEGSLHGHRVVCAAMEYSFIGGSMGSVVGEKITLAVERSLERKIPLIIVSASGGARMMEGVLSLMQMAKISSALSLLDREGLPYISLLTDPTTGGVTASFAMLGDLNLAEPKALIGFAGPRVIEQTIRQRLPEGFQRSEFLLEHGMLDAVVRRKDLRAFIGDWLVFMNDAPSR